Within the Litorilinea aerophila genome, the region TTCCAACGCACCCTTGCCATTCCAGCCGCCCTGACCAATCAACGTCTGGAATGACACGATGTGCTGATGGTTTTCAGTTGTTAAGGTTCTCAATTCCCAACACGATGTGCTGATGTACGACAGGTAGGTGGTAGGCAGTAGACAGTAGACGGTAGGTTGGTGGTAGGCGGTGCTCTGCAGGGGCTGTTCCAAGAGCACGCCCGGCCCGCGGAGACTGCCGTGGACCGGGCGTGAGAGGAAACGCTACCAGGAGTCCCTACCGCTGGACCGCGGGCAGGAAGATGCGGTATTCAACCCCGGTCTGAGATTCCGAGGTGCAGCGCATGCCCACGTTGTGGAAGATGGGCTCGTCCACCACGGTGAGGATGGGGCTGGTGTACGGGACGCAGTGGGGCGCGGTGGCCAGGACGATGTACTGGCCCGCCGGTACGTAGAAGGCGTAGTAGCCTGGCACCGAGATCCGGTCTGCGGCTGAGGCGTCCGTTACCTGGGGGTTGACCTGGCCATAGTCCTCGGCCGGCCAGCGCTCCCACTGGTCATCGCCCACCCGGACCGTGGCGGTGACCACGGCATTGGTGATGAGGGAGTCCGCGGGCGGAACTGCCGGCCACTCATATTCGCCGCCAGCTTTGTCCCGGTCGTAGACGTATCCGGCCGGGTCGATGACCATCTCGTGGCACTTGACATAGACCAGCCCGATGATCGGAATGCCATCTTCGTCGTAGAAGACGGGCAAACACCAGATCTCCACGATGGCGCCAGGCCCAAAGCCCTTCTGGATGTAGATGAAATCCCAGGAGCTGAAGTGCTCGGTCGGCTCCACGCCCTCCGCCTGGGCGCCTTCGGTAACCTTCTCCACCCTGGAAACAGGCAAGGTTTCCGTGTAGGTATCTCCATTCTGGGTGATGCGCAGCTCCAGGGCGTGATTGGCCCACAGCGAGGTATCCACGGCGATCTCGTCCGGCGCTTTTTGACGGATCTTGATGGTGATGTCCTGGTTGGGCGTGGTCCCTGAACGGCCACCCAGCCCGGGCCGGATAGACCGGTCGCCGGTCTCGATGGTGAAGTGGTTCACATCCCACCCTGCCTGCTCAAAGCGTGGGTCCACCATCACGTAGATGGGTTGCCAGAAGCCCCAGAAAGGCTCGCTGACGTCACCGTCCTTCTCGGCCCGCAGGTAAAGCGAATGGGTGATGCCCTGGGTGAGGGAGATGGGCAGGGACCAGTAGCGGTTCGAGGCGACGGTGGTGGAGATCAGGGGCGTGGGGTTACAGCCGCTGAAGTCACCCCAACACCCGTCCGGTGAACCTTCATAGAGGGTCACCGTCGCACCGGCCCGGGCCAGCCCCTCAAAGGTGGCCGAGCTGCCCAGGATCAGGGGGCTGTCGGGCCTCGTCTCCTCGACATGGGGTTTCAGCAGGCGGGGAGGCAGGACGGGAACCACCGAGAAACGGAACGTATCCTCGTTGTTTGCTGGCTTCCGATCTCCCGCTGTACTGGTAATGGACGCAGTATTGGTGAAGCGCCCGCTGGCCGTGGGCCGC harbors:
- a CDS encoding DUF11 domain-containing protein is translated as MVNVSIARVSVLGSFVATVTLLLILLHLRPLPAEAASTATGDLQVYKFTAATFGGAIPGQPISYTIMYGWQGDGPAPNVQVVDQLPPEFVLTSASPPPTQQNGNTLIWALGTVDNLYFDNIVIEGIVRADLAEGTRFTNTVTISGDVSDEDPDNDQAQAVVTVEAAKPDLVIWKWGLFEELEQGSFFTAEEGVQTSFNIYYFNWSGFDAPDATLVDALPEEIEFVSADPPPSRVEGRNLIWELGPVAAFSSGEVIIQVRPTASGRFTNTASITSTAGDRKPANNEDTFRFSVVPVLPPRLLKPHVEETRPDSPLILGSSATFEGLARAGATVTLYEGSPDGCWGDFSGCNPTPLISTTVASNRYWSLPISLTQGITHSLYLRAEKDGDVSEPFWGFWQPIYVMVDPRFEQAGWDVNHFTIETGDRSIRPGLGGRSGTTPNQDITIKIRQKAPDEIAVDTSLWANHALELRITQNGDTYTETLPVSRVEKVTEGAQAEGVEPTEHFSSWDFIYIQKGFGPGAIVEIWCLPVFYDEDGIPIIGLVYVKCHEMVIDPAGYVYDRDKAGGEYEWPAVPPADSLITNAVVTATVRVGDDQWERWPAEDYGQVNPQVTDASAADRISVPGYYAFYVPAGQYIVLATAPHCVPYTSPILTVVDEPIFHNVGMRCTSESQTGVEYRIFLPAVQR